From a region of the Euwallacea similis isolate ESF13 chromosome 3, ESF131.1, whole genome shotgun sequence genome:
- the tou gene encoding bromodomain adjacent to zinc finger domain protein 2B isoform X2 — MDKENGKANESPSGSSKVSNVQDPAALLDAASLFGAYWPRGDANAANLFAAAGGFGLPPHAATALPFGMLPPAASSQSTRGGSASSSASSLPPNYPAVSSTSSTPGAAAAAAAAYSNAAYSNTLSVAASQAASLGMPAASAAWWSMASHLAAQDYLARLQASGLNFPMGGPDPYAALGLPSLTSMQQQQHKSKGSSSKSISRSSSSSSAKDKISSVGSSSSLKMDHNAKVNSGLSVSKSSTNNSMKYSPPSGLTIQPSLKLPSNSSGASERARKSNVSGDLGYLSKLDNKQKSGSSAGVKPVLDSPNLFSNPLSLASSQDKSGGLNSAGMPNSVNSVAGLPASILSAALEGSSDPNSILGGVRLPPDTEIIKYTSSIVGPKVPGTTNRGRKKTISLDPPSVSVLPSSGGGIYLDRGSKRPKFNEDITPPDTPSSDRVEVIKLPATNGSPSGISSYSSTGETSGEAPLNLSLKPTATANSGTSSSLNSLSNMSANIGSDRISRRKPGPKPRRVVPMDSTPPPTTPPSTFSQFYPGAESPRPPSRNEGSDGGSSTSSTSAPTSSGGNTLLPNHKEGRPRNLGRGVSKPKKNTVASLLAQSRALGIKPVPMLDPNASMNQQMNLLKSNILAAQQYISEAGGDEKALNKFLQERFKGALSDGSTVDASDSDNLSDSNPTDSEVETDSAPPLLNKRQKQYDERLLRVPLEKGWRRETIIRGVTKNGGIKGDVTYAAPDSSNKFKQMSDVTQYLEYQKTTDLTKDNFTFSCRVIIGDYLQPVPPEMQTDGNEFIYLTEEDVTKRLEELRAAMRTSLPVEQRIEMARKQQAARAAARIDREQQKLVRELERSERQEAARREKEARSQQILEAKRRRQEEAEKQKQEDHQRKQQERELKRQQAAMLKEQIYIQEINKQREMLYTVELEKERRRQHLALIKAMENRRKMEEKERRKQQLMAEKQANKEKKLEQRKADLEILTELRKPCEDLELQNQKALPEFERISGLKLPGRAFADALMVFEFLHNFGETLGFDMESLPTLDSLQQALMSSENCYEAEEELFSVMTHLLVCAIEDPGIPHPARHTTVLGQSLRQADITPSNLSEILRIYLYANATGEVKALTGVHFERDRERRIADHHQTEEEMHQTITGKNSHYYELLHDNTTYKMSDLLKDKPFMALSPTDKAAILAYICNELLQNKAVLRQIDSSMSTMIEHKRDKWLLDQKIRKLKVLHNRKVKTEALEKSHEDGTADSPHTLHKDDHELLDEEEHEMSDNESVGTQPEEEEDAKLSGEELAKKLEKHIQTSENHLTSSNLASSQLRAVTFGEDRFFRRYWSLPKSGGIFIEAMESAEPEQFAEQLDHREVITNGIMMISSLNDLNNVMQNVEKIMDHTADKEVSNIVEKQENETPERAVENGEINDKTEGNLEQLQKSVDDLVQSLEKEQKESMKLKATVKSENHCDSISNRKFNLFERLGQCMERENKTEEDLKADVKAEVKEELKNEILKELKQEIKPELIKSEFEEGEEVKWFSILQKDGVTCDEIHLSTGNKWENGVCLGDSKVPVFPPPGTNANYHHNCESPAPLQMTSEESAQLEHIKKYGKPAVANKKTVPLEKRYGWWRMMSLDQLRELLDNLHVRGVRERELKRSFLLTMQQMYNKGKLVIEEGNPELTNLVAESIEGVCMVAEGAPMPYEAGWWSKAIAHRVDMFLLEQVEALEDKVASASLQVKGWKVPERENVDVPYGEVIETIKDKLASLELNIERRYLKPPLGTNPGFRSSTGGAQDPHQQPTEAAATSPITSATSTPITQPPAGSSQCPTGTTSSSTSTTSDDIPKGLATWREAVHRATTSAQLAMSLYALESSIAWDKSIMKAVSDQAEFSLLNARKYNTNLSNCQFCHSGDNEDKLLLCDSCDRGYHTYCFKPKMENIPDGDWYCHECMNKATSERNCIVCGKKISMAGTRLLVCEICPRAYHTDCIQPQIHKVPRGKWYCSNCISKKPPKKTVKKPKTSNRESESSDQPPASPTPSHSSVTTNEDLPTTNCSLGSDVSIVSNTSTIAPENSPSALAAKKEKEKEKAQKRLMKELAPCRVILDDLECHDDAWPFLLPVNTKQFPTYKKIIKVPMDLSTIKKRLQDLVYKSREDFCADVRQIFNNCETFNEDDSPVGKAGHCMRQFFEARWTELCSNHS, encoded by the exons ATGGATAAGGAAAATGGAAAGGCCAACGAGAGTCCTTCCGGTTCGAGCAAGGTGTCCAACGTGCAAGACCCAGCTGCTTTACTCGATGCTGCCAGTTTATTCGGag CTTATTGGCCTAGAGGCGATGCGAATGCCGCCAACTTGTTCGCAGCAGCGGGCGGTTTCGGTTTACCGCCCCATGCTGCCACTGCCCTTCCCTTCGGAATGCTGCCTCCAGCCGCTTCCTCGCAGTCTACGAGAGGCGGCAGTGCTTCGTCCTCAGCTTCAAGCTTGCCGCCCAATTACCCCGCAGTTTCATCGACCTCTTCGACTCCGGGGGCAGCAGCTGCAGCCGCCGCCGCCTACAGCAACGCGGCCTACTCCAACACGTTATCGGTGGCGGCAAGTCAGGCGGCTAGCTTAGGGATGCCCGCTGCAA GTGCCGCTTGGTGGTCGATGGCATCCCACTTAGCCGCCCAAGACTACCTCGCCCGTCTTCAAGCGTCCGGCTTGAACTTTCCAATGGGAGGGCCGGATCCTTATGCTGCCCTAGGACTTCCCTCACTGACTTCCATGCAACAGCAACAGCACAAGTCCAAAGGCTCCTCTTCAAAGTCCATTTCGAGGTCCAGTTCCTCGAGCAGTGCAAAGGACAAGATCTCCTCCGTTGGAAGTTCCTCCTCCCTGAAGATGGACCACAATGCCAAGGTCAATTCTGGGCTCAGTGTGAG cAAATCTTCAACAAACAATTCCATGAAGTACTCGCCGCCCTCAGGCCTGACGATACAACCGAGTTTGAAGCTGCCTTCGAACTCGTCCGGGGCGAGTGAGCGAGCACGTAAATCGAATGTTAGTGGCGATTTGGGCTACTTGAGCAAGCTtgacaataaacaaaaaagtggtAGCAGTGCGGGAGTGAAACCTGTCTTGGATTCTCCCAATTTGTTCTCGAACCCTTTGAGTCTGGCCAGCAGTCAGGACAAAAGTGGCGGCTTAAATAGTGCCGGCATGCCGAATTCCGTCAATAGTGTTGCAGGATTACCCGCCAGCATTCTCAG CGCTGCCCTGGAGGGAAGTAG TGATCCTAATTCAATTTTGGGTGGTGTTAGGTTGCCACCCGACACCGAAATCATCAAGTACACATCGTCGATAGTGGGCCCCAAAGTGCCCGGCACGACCAACAGGGGCCGAAAGAAAACCATCTCTCTCGACCCCCCTTCGGTTAGCGTACTGCCGTCGAGTGGGGGAGGGATCTACCTGGATCGTGGGTCGAAAAGACCTAAATTCAAT GAAGATATAACCCCTCCAGACACGCCATCCTCAGACCGCGTGGAAGTCATTAAACTGCCCGCTACTAATGGTAGTCCCTCGGGGATTTCTTCTTATAGCTCCACAGGAGAAACCTCTGGCGAAGCTCCCTTGAATCTCTCCCTCAAACCCACCGCGACGGCCAATAGCGGAACCAGCTCCTCACTTAATTCTCTAAGCAATATGAGTGCCAACATAGGGTCTGATCGAATAT CTCGCCGAAAACCGGGGCCCAAACCACGGCGAGTCGTTCCCATGGACTCTACTCCTCCCCCCACCACTCCTCCTAGTACTTTCAGCCAGTTCTACCCCGGAGCCGAATCTCCGCGTCCTCCAAGCAGAAACGAAGGTTCGGACGGTGGTAGTTCTACCTCATCTACATCAGCTCCGACGTCATCAGGCGGCAATACTCTCTTACCCAATCATAAAGAGGGACGACCGAGGAACCTAGGGAGAGGTGTTAGCAAGCCCAAGAAGAACACTGTGGCCTCACTGCTGGCTCAAAGCAGGGCTTTAG GTATCAAGCCGGTACCGATGTTGGACCCTAACGCTTCTATGAACCAGCAAATGAACCTACTGAAGTCGAATATTTTGGCGGCACAGCAGTACATTTCGGAAGCGGGAGGTGACGAGAAGGccctaaataaatttctacAGGAGAGATTCAAAGGGGCACTAAGTGACGGCAGTACGGTCGACGCGTCGGACTCCGATAACCTATCTGACTCGAATCCCACTGATTCAGAAGTGGAGACCGACTCGGCACCTCCGCTTCTCAATAAGAGACAGAAGCAGTACGATGAGCGGCTGTTAAGGGTGCCGCTAGAGAAAG GTTGGAGGAGGGAGACGATAATTAGAGGTGTAACGAAGAACGGGGGCATCAAGGGAGATGTGACTTATGCGGCGCCTGACTCCTCGAATAAGTTCAAGCAAATGTCTGATGTTACGCAATACTTGGAGTACCAGAAGACCACGGATCTGACTAAGGATAACTTTACGTTCAGTTGTCGAGTTATTATCGGCGACTATTTGCAGCCGGTACCTCCGGAGATGCAAACGGACGGCAAcgaattcatttatttaactgAAGAAGACGTAACTAAAAG ACTGGAAGAATTAAGAGCCGCCATGCGAACAAGTTTACCTGTAGAACAACGAATAGAAATGGCGAGAAAACAACAAGCGGCTAGGGCCGCTGCCAGAATCGATAGGGAACAGCAAAAATTGGTGAGGGAGCTTGAGCGGAGCGAAAGGCAAGAGGCGGCCCGCCGAGAGAAAGAGGCGAGATCTCAACAAATACTAGAG GCCAAGCGACGACGACAAGAGGAGGCTGAGAAACAGAAGCAGGAAGACCATCAAAGGAAGCAACAG GAGAGAGAACTCAAAAGACAACAGGCAGCAATGCTGAAAGAACAA ATCTACATACAGGAGATCAATAAACAGCGAGAAATGCTCTACACTGTCGAGCTG GAGAAAGAACGAAGGCGGCAACACTTGGCCCTGATCAAAGCCATGGAGAACCGCAGGAAGATGGAGGAGAAAGAGCGCAGAAAGCAACAACTCATGGCTGAGAAGCAGGCGAATAAAGAGAAAAAGCTAGAGCAAAGGAAAGCAGATTTGGAGATCCTCACGGAACTGCGGAAACCTTGCGAAGACCTGGAATTGCAAAATCAGAAAGCTCTTCCTGAATTCGAGCGCATTTCAGGTTTGAAGCTGCCTGGAAGGGCTTTTGCGGATGCGTTGATGGTCTTCGAGTTCCTGCACAACTTTGGAGAAACTCTGGGTTTTGACATGGAATCATTGCCCACGTTGGACTCCCTGCAGCAGGCCTTAATGTCCAGTGAGAACTGCTACGAGGCCGAAGAAGAGCTGTTCTCTGTGATGACTCATTTGCTGGTGTGCGCTATTGAAGACCCGGGAATTCCTCATCCTGCCAGACACACCACTGTTCTCGGCCAAAGCTTGAGGCAAGCCGACATCACTCCTTCCAATCTCTCTGAGATTTTGCGTATTTATTTGTACGCCAATGCCACTGGAGAGGTCAAAGCGTTGACCGGCGTTCATTTCGAGAGAGATCGTGAAAGAAGGATTGCGGACCACCATCAAACTGAGGAGGAGATGCATCAGACCATCACAGGGAAAAACAGCCATTATTATGAACTCCTGCATGACAACACCACGTATAAAATGTCAGATTTATTGAAGGATAAGCCGTTTATGGCTCTATCGCCCACTGATAAAGCTGCTATTTTGGCCTATATTTGCAACGAGTTGCTACAGAATAAGGCGGTATTGAGGCAAATTGACAGCTCCATGTCCACGATGATAGAACACAAGAGGGATAAGTGGTTGCTAGATCAAAAGATTAGAAAGCTGAAAGTACTGCATAATCGGAAAGTTAAAACTGAGGCCTTGGAGAAGTCGCACGAGGATGGTACTGCGGATTCTCCTCACACGTTACATAAGGACGATCATGAGTTGCTCGATGAGGAGGAGCACGAGATGAGTGATAATGAGAGCGTGGGCACTCAGCCTGAAGAGGAGGAAGATGCCAAATTGTCCGGAGAGGAGTTGGCGAAGAAACTGGAGAAGCACATTCAGACTTCTGAAAATCATCTTACTTCGAGCAATTTAGCTAGTTCTCAATTACGGGCGGTGACATTCGGAGAAGACCGGTTCTTCCGAAGATACTGGTCTCTTCCGAAATCTGGAGGCATTTTCATCGAGGCTATGGAATCCGCGGAACCAGAACAATTTGCGGAACAATTGGACCATAGGGAGGTGATCACCAACGGTATTATGATGATAAG cAGCCTGAATGATCTCAACAACGTCATGCAGAACGTGGAAAAGATAATGGACCACACGGCCGATAAGGAAGTGAGCAATATTGTGGAAAAACAAGAGAACGAAACTCCCGAGAGGGCAGTTGAAAACGGGGAAATTAACGACAAAACCGAGGGTAATTTGGAGCAGCTGCAGAAGAGCGTGGATGACTTGGTACAAAGCCTGGAAAAAGAGCAGAAAGAGTCCATGAAGCTAAAAGCAACTGTTAAAAGCGAAAACCATTGCGATTCTATTTCCaacagaaaattcaatttattcgAACGTCTGGGGCAATGCATGGAGCGGGAGAACAAAACCGAGGAAGATTTAAAGGCGGATGTTAAAGCTGAGGTAAAGGAAGAACTGAAGAACGAAATCCTCAAAGAACTGAAACAGGAAATTAAACCAGAGCTCATAAAATCGGAGTTCGAAGAGGGGGAAGAGGTCAAGTGGTTCAGCATTTTGCAAAAAGACGGAGTCACCTGTGACGAAATCCATTTGTCAACTGGAAATAAGTGGGAGAATGGCGTTTGTCTCGGCGACTCCAAAGTGCCAGTGTTTCCTCCTCCAGGTACCAACGCCAACTATCACCACAACTGCGAAAGCCCTGCACCGCTCCAAATGACGTCGGAGGAGAGTGCTCAATTGGAgcatatcaaaaaatatggtAAGCCTGCCGTGGCCAATAAGAAAACAGTGCCCTTAGAGAAGCGCTACGGTTGGTGGAGGATGATGAGCCTGGATCAACTGAGAGAGTTACTGGACAATTTGCACGTCAGGGGAGTTCGGGAGAGGGAGTTAAAGCGCAGCTTCTTGTTGACCATGCAACAGATGTACAACAAGGGGAAGTTAGTCATCGAGGAGGGGAATCCGGAGTTGACAAATTTGGTGGCGGAGAGTATAGAAGGGGTCTGCATGGTGGCCGAAGGGGCGCCGATGCCCTACGAAGCTGGATGGTGGAGCAAAGCAATTGCACATCGGGTGGATATGTTCTTGCTAGAACAG GTGGAAGCTTTGGAGGATAAGGTGGCGAGCGCCAGCTTACAAGTTAAAGGTTGGAAAGTGCCCGAAAGGGAGAACGTCGATGTTCCTTACGGAGAAgtaattgaaacaattaagGACAAATTGGCCTCACTGGAACTCAATATCGAAAGGCGCTATTTGAAGCCTCCACTGGGAACTAA tcCGGGTTTCCGCTCAAGTACCGGTGGCGCCCAAGACCCGCACCAACAACCAACCGAAGCTGCCGCCACCTCACCCATTACGTCCGCAACATCGACCCCTATAACTCAACCCCCTGCCGGTTCGTCCCAATGTCCAACCGGAACTACCAGCAGTTCCACGTCCACAACATCAGACGATATCCCCAAAGGTCTGGCCACATGGCGGGAAGCAGTGCATCGCGCGACGACGTCTGCACAGTTAGCCATGTCCCTATACGCGCTGGAGTCGTCCATCGCCTGGGACAAAAGCATCATGAAAGCTGTGAGCGATCAGGCCGAATTTAGCTTACTGAACGCCCGCAAATATAACACGAATCTCAGT aaCTGCCAATTTTGCCATAGCGGAGACAACGAGGACAAGCTGCTGCTGTGCGATAGCTGTGACCGGGGCTATCACACCTACTGTTTCAAgccaaaaatggaaaacattcCTGATGGCGACTG GTACTGTCATGAGTGTATGAACAAAGCAACGAGCGAACGCAATTGCATCGTTTGCGGTAAAAAGATTTCCATGGCTGGCACGAGACTGCTCGTGTGTGAAATATGCCCTCGCGCATATCATACAGACTGCATTCAGCCTCAGATCCACAAAGTTCCTCGCGGAAAATGGTACTGTTCGAATTGCATCTCCAAGAAACCCCCCAAGAAGACTGTCAAAAAGCCCAAGACCTCGAATAGGGAGAGCGAATCCTCTGACCAGCCACCTGCGAG CCCCACACCCTCGCACAGCTCAGTGACCACCAACGAAGACCTGCCGACAACGAATTGCAGCCTAGGTAGCGACGTTTCGATCGTTTCCAACACCAGCACGATAGCCCCCGAAAACTCGCCCTCTGCTCTCGCCGCTAAAAAGGAAAAGGAGAAGGAAAAGGCGCAGAAACGTTTGATGAAGGAGCTGGCGCCCTGCAGGGTCATCCTAGACGATTTGGAATGCCACGACGACGCGTGGCCTTTCCTGCTGCCGGTTAATACCAAACAGTTCCCCACAtacaagaaaattattaaggtGCCCATGGATCTGTCTACGATCAAGAAGAGGTTACAGGATTTGGT TTACAAATCTAGAGAAGATTTTTGCGCGGATGTGCGTCAAATCTTCAACAATTGTGAGACGTTCAACGAGGACGACAGCCCGGTGGGCAAAGCCGGCCACTGCATGCGCCAGTTCTTCGAGGCCCGATGGACGGAGCTTTGCTCGAACCACAGTTGA